A section of the Paracoccaceae bacterium genome encodes:
- a CDS encoding TRAP transporter large permease subunit, whose translation MQDALLTGFAGLGVLVALIAIRMPIGLSMILVGGIGVTLLNGPAIFMSQLKTLAYGQFSNYDLSVVPMFVLMGALATRAGFSRDLFRAANAWFGRMRGGTAMAAIAGCATFGAVCGSSLATASTMGKVALPELKRYNYSGALATGTLAAGGVLGILIPPSVVLIIYAIIVEANIVTMFMAAFIPGLMAVALFLLTIAVYVWFRPEAGPRGEIPDRAEFIAASLGVVPVALIFLLVIGGIYGGFFNPTPAAAIGVALVWLFGAFRGRMGWGNISGALLETAKTAGMIYLIILGAEMLKIFMSRAGVPQAAAEWMGNSGLAPMTILVLLLVSLIVLGCLMDSLSMILLAIPFFWPVLLEINGGLYQGAEGAGFGMSTEELKIWFGILALIVVELGLITPPVGMNVFVISALAKDTPMSETFKGVMPFFGAELIRVAILLAFPVITLWLPRFLSG comes from the coding sequence ATGCAAGACGCGCTGCTGACCGGGTTCGCCGGGCTTGGGGTTCTGGTGGCGCTGATCGCTATTCGCATGCCGATTGGCCTGTCGATGATCCTGGTGGGTGGCATCGGGGTTACGCTGCTGAACGGGCCGGCGATCTTCATGTCGCAGCTGAAGACGCTCGCCTACGGGCAGTTCAGCAACTACGATCTGAGTGTCGTGCCGATGTTCGTGCTGATGGGCGCGCTGGCGACGCGGGCCGGGTTTTCGCGCGATCTGTTTCGGGCGGCGAATGCGTGGTTCGGGCGGATGCGCGGCGGCACAGCGATGGCGGCGATTGCGGGTTGTGCGACCTTCGGGGCGGTCTGCGGGTCGTCACTGGCCACAGCCTCGACCATGGGCAAGGTCGCCCTGCCCGAGCTTAAGCGCTACAATTATTCCGGTGCGTTGGCGACGGGGACACTGGCCGCCGGTGGGGTGCTTGGCATCCTTATCCCGCCGTCGGTCGTGCTGATCATCTATGCGATCATTGTCGAGGCGAATATCGTCACAATGTTCATGGCCGCCTTCATTCCCGGCCTGATGGCGGTGGCGTTGTTCCTGCTGACAATCGCCGTTTATGTCTGGTTCCGCCCCGAGGCTGGTCCGCGTGGCGAAATACCTGACCGGGCCGAATTCATCGCCGCCTCGCTGGGTGTCGTGCCCGTCGCGCTGATCTTCCTACTGGTGATCGGCGGCATCTATGGCGGTTTCTTCAACCCGACGCCGGCGGCGGCGATCGGCGTGGCGCTGGTCTGGCTGTTCGGGGCTTTTCGGGGCCGGATGGGGTGGGGCAATATTTCCGGCGCGCTGCTGGAAACGGCCAAGACGGCGGGCATGATCTATCTGATCATCCTGGGCGCCGAGATGCTGAAGATCTTCATGTCGCGCGCCGGGGTGCCGCAGGCGGCGGCCGAGTGGATGGGGAATTCCGGCCTGGCCCCGATGACAATTCTGGTGCTGCTGCTGGTGTCGCTGATTGTACTGGGCTGCCTGATGGATTCGCTGTCGATGATCCTGCTGGCGATCCCGTTCTTCTGGCCGGTGCTGTTGGAGATCAACGGCGGCCTCTATCAGGGGGCCGAGGGCGCGGGCTTTGGCATGTCGACCGAGGAGCTTAAGATCTGGTTCGGGATCCTGGCGCTGATCGTGGTGGAACTGGGGCTGATCACGCCGCCAGTGGGGATGAATGTCTTCGTGATCTCGGCACTGGCCAAAGACACGCCTATGTCGGAAACCTTCAAGGGCGTGATGCCGTTTTTCGGGGCCGAGTTGATCCGGGTTGCAATCCTGCTGGCGTTCCCGGTCATCACGCTATGGTTGCCGCGGTTTTTGAGTGGGTGA
- a CDS encoding 23S rRNA methyltransferase: protein MAKKTSGRGERDLRVRVKTARGRKLSSTLWLERQLNDPFVRKAHAEGYRGRAAYKIIGLDDKYRFLVPGARVVDLGAAPGGWCQVAVKRINALGDRSGKAQGRIIGVDLQEMEPIAGAELHLLDFLEDGADDKVRDWLGGAADVVMSDMAASASGHKQTDHNRIMALCEAAAYFAFDVLEPGGTFVAKVLAGGAEGELQKVLKQNFTKVAHVKPEASRSDSSEKFVVATGFRG, encoded by the coding sequence ATGGCCAAGAAAACCAGCGGACGCGGCGAACGTGACCTGCGCGTACGGGTCAAGACCGCGCGCGGGCGCAAGCTCAGCTCGACCCTGTGGCTGGAACGCCAGTTGAATGACCCATTCGTGCGCAAGGCACACGCCGAAGGGTATCGCGGCCGCGCGGCCTACAAGATCATCGGACTGGACGACAAATACCGCTTCCTTGTCCCCGGCGCGCGCGTGGTCGACCTTGGCGCGGCTCCGGGCGGCTGGTGTCAGGTGGCGGTGAAACGGATCAATGCGCTGGGTGACAGATCCGGCAAGGCACAGGGTCGCATCATCGGCGTGGACCTGCAAGAGATGGAGCCGATCGCCGGCGCCGAACTGCACCTCCTCGATTTCCTTGAAGACGGAGCCGACGACAAGGTGCGCGACTGGCTGGGCGGGGCGGCGGATGTGGTGATGTCGGACATGGCCGCGTCAGCGTCGGGTCACAAACAGACCGACCACAACCGGATCATGGCGCTGTGCGAGGCTGCCGCCTATTTCGCCTTCGACGTGCTGGAACCGGGCGGCACCTTCGTGGCCAAAGTGCTGGCGGGCGGGGCCGAAGGCGAATTGCAGAAAGTCCTCAAACAAAACTTCACCAAAGTCGCCCACGTGAAGCCTGAGGCGAGCCGCTCAGACAGCTCCGAAAAATTCGTCGTGGCAACCGGCTTCCGGGGCTGA
- a CDS encoding methyltetrahydrofolate cobalamin methyltransferase: protein MTRTIISSATKSIAIGFDEPFCVIGERINPTGRKKLAAELEAGDFTTVERDALEQVACGAMVLDINSGAVFINKMAEDKRYADNNFVEPPLMKELITRVQALVDVPLCIDSSVPGALQAGLEATTGRPLLNSVTGEEERLEVVLPLVKKYDVPVVAISNDDTGISEDPDVRFAVAKKIVERAADFGIPAHDIVVDPLVMPIGAMATAGKQVFALVRRLREELGVNTTCGASNISFGLPQRHGINAAFLPMAMTAGMTSAIMNPVRSVEMEAINAANMLLDHDPNGSRWIAFSRILDQVHAGESFPAASMAAQSTARTGRRRGGRRSVA from the coding sequence ATGACCCGCACCATCATTTCATCCGCGACCAAGTCCATCGCCATCGGCTTTGACGAACCGTTCTGCGTGATTGGCGAACGCATCAACCCCACGGGGCGCAAGAAACTGGCGGCCGAGCTTGAGGCCGGGGATTTCACGACCGTGGAACGTGACGCGCTGGAACAGGTCGCCTGCGGGGCTATGGTGCTGGACATCAACTCGGGCGCGGTTTTCATCAACAAGATGGCCGAAGACAAGCGCTATGCCGACAACAACTTTGTCGAACCGCCGCTGATGAAAGAGCTGATTACCCGCGTGCAGGCGCTGGTCGATGTGCCGCTTTGCATCGACAGTTCGGTCCCCGGCGCACTTCAGGCGGGGTTGGAGGCGACGACGGGTCGCCCGCTACTGAATTCGGTCACGGGGGAAGAGGAACGGCTGGAGGTCGTGCTGCCACTGGTCAAGAAATACGACGTGCCGGTGGTGGCGATTTCCAATGACGACACCGGTATTTCCGAGGATCCGGATGTGCGGTTCGCGGTGGCCAAGAAGATCGTCGAACGTGCCGCCGATTTCGGCATTCCCGCCCATGACATTGTGGTTGACCCGCTGGTCATGCCGATTGGCGCGATGGCGACGGCGGGCAAGCAGGTGTTCGCACTGGTCCGGCGTTTGCGCGAAGAACTGGGCGTCAACACCACTTGCGGTGCGTCGAACATTAGCTTTGGCCTGCCCCAGCGCCATGGGATCAACGCCGCCTTCCTGCCGATGGCGATGACGGCGGGGATGACCAGCGCGATTATGAACCCCGTCCGCTCGGTCGAGATGGAGGCGATCAACGCCGCCAACATGCTGCTGGATCATGACCCCAACGGCAGCCGCTGGATCGCGTTCAGCCGGATTCTCGATCAGGTGCACGCGGGCGAAAGCTTTCCGGCGGCTAGTATGGCGGCGCAATCGACGGCACGTACGGGCCGTCGGCGGGGTGGGCGACGCTCGGTCGCATAA
- a CDS encoding methylenetetrahydrofolate reductase, with translation MALLNFRKSAAPATGTAVMEAFLDGYSIEVMPRTAAKVEDFRNHLPQGTRVYIAHIEGTSIDDMVATAKRLNGEGFPVMPHFPARIIADKATLADWIARYQGEADVKQALLLAGGVTTQVGDFDSSMQLLDTGLFDKAGFTHLHVAGHPEGNRDIDSDGTTANVDAALVWKQGFSEQTDAQMAIATQFAFEAAPIIDWADSLVARGITLPVHIGIAGPAKLQTMIKFAIACGVGPSLKVLQKRAMDVTKLLLPYEPTQIVADLAAHKAANPDFNVTKTHIFPLGGIKTSATWVTDNGGAAGVPAAQS, from the coding sequence ATGGCATTGCTGAATTTCAGGAAATCCGCCGCACCCGCCACCGGAACGGCGGTGATGGAAGCGTTCCTCGACGGGTATTCGATCGAGGTGATGCCGCGCACCGCCGCCAAGGTTGAGGATTTTCGCAACCATTTGCCGCAAGGCACCCGCGTCTATATCGCCCATATCGAGGGGACGTCGATTGACGACATGGTCGCCACCGCCAAGCGGCTGAACGGCGAAGGGTTTCCGGTGATGCCGCATTTCCCGGCCCGGATTATCGCCGATAAGGCGACATTGGCCGACTGGATCGCGCGTTATCAGGGTGAGGCGGACGTGAAGCAGGCGCTGTTGCTGGCGGGCGGGGTGACCACGCAGGTGGGCGACTTCGATAGCTCGATGCAGCTGCTCGACACCGGGTTGTTCGACAAGGCCGGGTTCACGCATCTGCATGTTGCCGGGCACCCGGAAGGCAACCGCGATATCGACAGCGACGGCACCACGGCGAACGTCGATGCGGCGCTTGTGTGGAAGCAGGGGTTTTCGGAACAGACCGACGCGCAGATGGCCATTGCCACGCAGTTCGCGTTCGAGGCTGCGCCGATCATCGACTGGGCCGACAGCCTGGTGGCGCGCGGGATCACCCTGCCCGTACACATCGGCATAGCGGGCCCTGCCAAGCTGCAAACGATGATCAAATTCGCCATCGCCTGCGGGGTCGGCCCGTCACTGAAGGTGCTGCAAAAGCGCGCGATGGATGTTACCAAGCTGCTGCTGCCGTATGAGCCGACGCAGATCGTCGCCGATCTGGCGGCGCACAAGGCGGCCAATCCCGACTTTAACGTCACGAAAACACACATCTTCCCGCTTGGTGGTATCAAGACCTCGGCCACCTGGGTCACCGACAATGGCGGGGCCGCTGGCGTTCCCGCTGCCCAATCCTGA
- a CDS encoding Ppx/GppA family phosphatase, whose translation MPPKRPFGADAFPKPVETPAPASPDPSELYAALDLGTNSCRMLVAQPKGSQFHVVDSFSKSVQLGRGLEASGRLSRASMGRTVQALRICKKKLNKHNVKRMRLVATEACRRARNGATFMELIRRETGLAMEIIKPEEEARLAVVSCAPLVSTRTEQLLVVDIGGGSTELVWIDLTRVPALERPRAIMRLRQGFAPTADPNSAPFPAARVVDWISVPLGVATLREQFNDVEDDSARFALMSWFFEENLSNFAPYADEQTREGFQIVGTSGTVTTVAASHLGLRRYDRNKVDGLRMTSDQINKVIEDYLHLGPEGRRNDPRIGRDRHTLIMSGAAILQALLRLWPTDRLTVADRGLREGLLYSQMSADGVLEDGPF comes from the coding sequence ATGCCGCCCAAGCGTCCCTTTGGTGCGGACGCGTTCCCGAAACCGGTCGAAACGCCCGCGCCAGCGTCGCCTGATCCGTCCGAGCTTTATGCCGCATTGGATCTGGGGACGAATTCATGCCGGATGTTGGTTGCCCAGCCAAAGGGCAGCCAGTTTCACGTTGTCGACAGCTTTTCCAAATCCGTGCAGCTTGGCCGCGGGCTGGAAGCCTCAGGTCGCCTGTCGCGTGCTTCGATGGGGCGCACGGTGCAGGCGTTGCGGATTTGCAAGAAGAAGCTGAACAAGCACAACGTCAAACGCATGCGGCTGGTCGCGACGGAGGCGTGTCGCCGCGCCAGGAACGGCGCCACCTTCATGGAGCTGATCCGCCGCGAAACCGGCCTGGCGATGGAGATCATCAAGCCCGAGGAGGAGGCGCGCCTGGCCGTCGTATCCTGCGCGCCGCTTGTCTCGACCAGGACCGAACAATTGCTGGTGGTGGATATCGGGGGTGGCTCGACCGAGCTGGTGTGGATCGACCTGACGCGCGTACCCGCACTGGAACGCCCGCGCGCAATCATGCGCCTGCGCCAGGGTTTCGCGCCGACCGCTGATCCCAACAGCGCACCGTTCCCGGCCGCGCGCGTGGTTGACTGGATCTCGGTCCCGCTGGGCGTTGCGACCCTGCGCGAACAATTCAACGACGTCGAAGACGATTCCGCCAGATTCGCCCTGATGAGCTGGTTTTTCGAGGAAAACCTGTCCAACTTCGCCCCCTACGCCGATGAACAGACCCGCGAAGGTTTCCAGATTGTCGGAACCTCCGGCACTGTGACCACCGTGGCCGCCAGCCACCTTGGCCTGCGCCGGTATGATCGCAACAAGGTCGACGGGCTGCGCATGACGTCTGATCAGATCAACAAAGTGATCGAGGATTATCTGCATCTCGGCCCCGAAGGGCGGCGCAATGACCCCCGGATCGGGCGCGACCGGCACACGCTGATCATGTCCGGCGCGGCCATCTTGCAGGCGTTGTTGCGGCTGTGGCCGACAGACCGGCTGACGGTCGCAGACCGGGGCCTGCGCGAAGGGCTGCTCTATTCGCAGATGTCGGCAGATGGCGTTTTGGAAGACGGCCCGTTCTGA